In one window of Synergistaceae bacterium DZ-S4 DNA:
- the lysW gene encoding lysine biosynthesis protein LysW, with the protein MTAICTVCEARIDLPNDCSEGELLICGDCGTELEVVTLDPITVEEAPQVQEDWGE; encoded by the coding sequence ATGACTGCAATATGTACTGTCTGCGAAGCGAGGATCGATCTGCCGAACGACTGCTCTGAGGGCGAGCTGCTCATCTGCGGGGACTGCGGGACTGAGCTTGAGGTTGTCACCCTTGATCCCATCACGGTTGAGGAAGCCCCTCAGGTCCAGGAGGATTGGGGAGAGTAG
- a CDS encoding RimK family alpha-L-glutamate ligase — MSTLRILFTRLRVEEKLLREAAVKQNIPCELINVSDVWYGDEPFCGTDDVVLARCVSHNQNEAVAQILESQRIRVVNPSSVMAVCGNKLTTSIALAKAGISQPKFRTAFSPEAAIEALEDLGYPAVCKPVSGSWGRLLAKINDREAAEAVFEHKSMLGAIHNTFYIQEYIEKGDYDVRAFVVSGDPICAITRKSSHWITNTARGGAASNLPLDDEIGSVLRSVHSAIGGEFLAVDLFRKEGEWLVNEVNDGGEFRNSIEPTGTDIPAAVVRAAWERRPSR; from the coding sequence TTGTCTACACTGCGCATTCTATTCACAAGGCTTCGAGTGGAAGAGAAACTTCTGCGTGAAGCTGCGGTGAAGCAAAACATTCCCTGCGAACTCATAAACGTATCCGACGTATGGTACGGTGATGAGCCTTTCTGCGGCACTGATGATGTCGTACTTGCCAGGTGCGTCTCCCACAACCAGAACGAGGCAGTTGCACAGATACTGGAATCACAGAGGATCAGGGTGGTAAATCCTTCATCTGTAATGGCGGTCTGCGGAAACAAGCTGACCACAAGCATAGCGCTTGCAAAAGCGGGGATCAGCCAGCCTAAGTTCAGGACAGCATTTTCTCCCGAGGCTGCGATCGAAGCTCTTGAAGACCTTGGATACCCGGCAGTATGCAAGCCCGTAAGCGGAAGCTGGGGAAGGCTGCTGGCAAAGATCAACGACCGCGAGGCAGCAGAAGCTGTCTTTGAGCACAAGTCAATGCTGGGAGCGATCCACAACACATTTTACATTCAGGAATACATAGAAAAAGGCGATTATGACGTCAGGGCTTTTGTTGTGAGCGGAGATCCGATCTGCGCCATCACCAGGAAGAGCTCCCACTGGATCACGAACACGGCAAGAGGCGGAGCAGCCTCGAACCTTCCTCTTGACGATGAGATAGGCTCCGTACTCAGATCAGTACACAGTGCGATCGGGGGAGAATTTCTGGCTGTGGATCTCTTCAGGAAAGAGGGAGAATGGCTGGTCAATGAGGTCAACGACGGAGGAGAGTTCAGAAATTCCATCGAACCTACAGGAACAGACATACCTGCGGCAGTTGTAAGGGCTGCATGGGAAAGGAGACCTTCCCGATGA
- the argC gene encoding N-acetyl-gamma-glutamyl-phosphate reductase, translating into MNRKIPVIIWGATGFTGGELLRIIARHPYMEVVGAVSRSKAGTPIGAIHPHLRFAYPDVNFISPEEGGNVDAGLVFLALPHKAAAETAKKRLSAGQKVVDLSADFRLRDQEQYKRWYETEHPCPELLEGAVYGLPELHRQEMSNASLVSGVGCNATSAIFALLPIAKTGLIESARIECRVGSSEGGAEAKEGSSHSLRSRSLRVISPFLHRHMAEVIQELRLQEENISMTVTAVELVRGIQCIAHVTLSKAVREADLWKLYRSQWANEPFVSVSPAKPAHFRIPDPRFVLGSNRVLTGFALAEDGRRLIAASAIDNLLKGAAGSAVQSANIMCGTDEKAGLEMMPLYPA; encoded by the coding sequence ATGAACAGGAAAATACCTGTGATCATTTGGGGAGCAACGGGATTCACCGGAGGAGAGCTGCTTAGGATAATCGCACGCCACCCTTACATGGAAGTCGTCGGTGCCGTTTCAAGAAGCAAAGCCGGAACACCGATCGGGGCCATACATCCGCACCTGCGTTTTGCGTATCCGGATGTGAATTTCATCTCACCGGAGGAAGGCGGAAATGTCGATGCCGGGCTTGTATTTTTGGCCCTGCCCCACAAGGCCGCGGCAGAAACAGCGAAGAAAAGGCTCTCTGCCGGGCAGAAGGTCGTCGACCTTTCCGCTGATTTCAGGCTCAGGGATCAAGAACAGTACAAAAGGTGGTACGAGACAGAGCATCCCTGCCCCGAACTGCTGGAAGGAGCAGTCTACGGCCTTCCTGAGCTTCACAGGCAGGAAATGTCAAATGCAAGTCTTGTATCCGGAGTAGGATGCAATGCGACATCAGCCATCTTCGCGTTGCTTCCCATCGCAAAGACAGGCCTTATTGAAAGTGCAAGGATCGAATGCCGGGTAGGCTCTTCCGAGGGAGGGGCCGAAGCCAAAGAGGGAAGTTCCCATTCGCTGAGAAGCAGATCGCTCAGAGTTATCTCTCCTTTCCTGCACAGGCACATGGCCGAGGTAATACAGGAACTCCGGCTGCAGGAAGAGAACATAAGCATGACCGTGACAGCCGTTGAGCTTGTAAGAGGGATACAGTGCATAGCTCATGTGACCCTGAGCAAAGCAGTGAGAGAGGCTGATCTGTGGAAACTATACCGTTCACAATGGGCAAACGAGCCATTTGTATCCGTTTCACCGGCAAAACCGGCTCATTTCCGGATACCTGATCCCAGGTTCGTACTTGGAAGCAACAGGGTCCTCACGGGATTTGCCCTCGCCGAAGACGGAAGGCGCCTTATCGCGGCTTCTGCAATAGACAACCTGCTCAAAGGCGCAGCGGGATCCGCAGTACAGTCAGCAAACATAATGTGCGGAACAGATGAAAAAGCCGGGCTTGAAATGATGCCCCTCTACCCTGCTTAA